In Vulgatibacter sp., a single genomic region encodes these proteins:
- a CDS encoding myxosortase-dependent metalloprotease, MXAN_2677/MXAN_2678 family, with protein sequence MRFRWFRWVVVAAALWALAPAPARAYERSLVGGTQVCLFWDEPELPWTLGERGARDVDRAALEAALQRSFDTWEAVECSHIAFRQEAPSGARSVGFDEDDGRDNLILFRSELCAEVVSRNDPCWDDGDCANEHDCWAFGDGVIAVTTTSFRQDTGEILDADIEFNEGSFLFTVADGAPCARGETEGCVSTDVGNTATHEIGHLLGLDHSRVPGSTMFASAPLGEVAKRDLSTDDIEGLCSIYPAGGRADVCEEAFGQRREDGGGGCATASGLAGLGAVGAALGLLGWRRRRT encoded by the coding sequence GTGAGGTTTCGGTGGTTTCGTTGGGTCGTTGTAGCAGCGGCGCTGTGGGCACTCGCGCCGGCACCGGCCCGGGCCTACGAGCGGAGCCTCGTCGGAGGCACGCAGGTTTGCCTCTTCTGGGATGAGCCCGAACTGCCGTGGACCCTGGGCGAGCGGGGCGCGCGAGACGTGGATCGGGCAGCGCTGGAAGCGGCGCTGCAGCGCTCCTTCGACACCTGGGAGGCGGTGGAGTGCAGCCACATCGCCTTCCGGCAGGAGGCGCCGAGCGGCGCGCGCTCGGTCGGCTTCGACGAAGACGACGGGCGCGACAACCTGATCCTCTTCCGCAGCGAGCTCTGCGCGGAGGTGGTGAGCCGCAACGATCCCTGCTGGGACGACGGCGACTGCGCCAACGAGCACGACTGCTGGGCCTTCGGCGACGGCGTCATCGCGGTGACTACCACGAGCTTCCGCCAGGACACCGGCGAGATCCTCGACGCGGACATCGAGTTCAACGAGGGCTCCTTCCTCTTCACCGTCGCGGACGGTGCGCCCTGCGCCCGCGGCGAGACGGAGGGGTGCGTCTCCACCGACGTGGGCAACACCGCGACGCACGAAATCGGCCATCTGCTCGGCCTCGATCACTCGCGGGTGCCGGGCTCGACGATGTTCGCCTCGGCGCCGCTGGGCGAAGTGGCCAAGCGCGACCTCTCCACCGACGACATCGAGGGGCTCTGCTCCATCTACCCGGCGGGCGGGCGGGCCGACGTCTGCGAGGAGGCCTTCGGCCAGCGCCGGGAGGACGGCGGGGGCGGCTGCGCCACCGCCTCCGGCCTCGCCGGACTCGGCGCAGTCGGCGCTGCCCTCGGCCTGCTCGGATGGCGGCGCAGGCGCACGTAG
- a CDS encoding response regulator, translated as MQLSEKTILVVEDEADIRDSLVEFLEEEGYRVEAAGDGRAALEKLACIGGPCLVLLDLAMPVMTGAEAWRAMQANPALANIPVIVSTSDPSKAPEGLPILKKPFDLDRLLAALRSAL; from the coding sequence ATGCAGCTGAGCGAGAAGACGATCCTCGTGGTGGAGGACGAAGCCGACATCCGCGACTCCCTCGTCGAGTTCCTCGAGGAGGAGGGCTACCGCGTCGAGGCTGCAGGCGACGGCAGGGCGGCCCTCGAGAAGCTGGCCTGCATCGGCGGGCCCTGCCTCGTCCTGCTCGATCTCGCGATGCCGGTGATGACCGGGGCCGAGGCCTGGCGCGCGATGCAGGCCAACCCGGCCCTCGCCAACATCCCCGTTATCGTCTCCACTTCGGACCCCTCCAAGGCCCCGGAGGGTCTCCCGATCCTCAAGAAGCCCTTCGACCTCGACCGGCTCCTCGCGGCGCTGCGCAGCGCGCTGTAG
- a CDS encoding myxosortase-dependent metalloprotease, MXAN_2677/MXAN_2678 family codes for MKKSILALAAAALAAPSAAAAYERTEIPGARNSCLYWESRGISWSPAARLGGNLPAEEALDAIRLSFDEWESQGCSDLVFVEKGAAGRDVGYTQRGSNSNVVLFRDAPCDEVVPSRDPCLGDGSCADEYDCWDYESRLIAVTTTTFSQCTGEIVDADVEFNAAAFEFTTGDGAACGDRVVSGCVATDVRNTLVHEIGHMIGLDHSRDGTATMYASAPHGETQKRSLAADDVEALCDIYPAGEATWICEPARPAEACSSGSDSSGSTGSGLGCAAGGGGLAALGLLPALAWARRRRSR; via the coding sequence GTGAAGAAGAGCATCCTCGCGCTGGCAGCAGCGGCGCTCGCCGCCCCATCGGCAGCAGCGGCGTACGAGCGGACCGAGATCCCGGGCGCGCGGAATTCGTGCCTCTACTGGGAGAGCAGGGGCATCTCCTGGAGCCCCGCCGCGCGGCTCGGCGGCAACCTGCCTGCGGAGGAGGCGCTGGATGCGATCCGCCTCTCCTTCGACGAATGGGAGTCGCAGGGCTGCAGCGACCTGGTCTTCGTCGAGAAGGGCGCCGCCGGTCGCGACGTGGGTTATACGCAGCGCGGCAGCAACAGCAACGTCGTGCTCTTCCGCGACGCGCCTTGCGACGAGGTGGTCCCCTCCCGCGATCCCTGCCTCGGCGACGGCTCGTGCGCCGACGAATACGATTGCTGGGACTACGAGAGCCGGCTCATCGCCGTGACGACCACGACCTTCTCCCAGTGCACCGGGGAAATCGTGGACGCCGACGTTGAGTTCAATGCAGCCGCCTTCGAGTTCACCACGGGCGACGGGGCTGCCTGCGGGGACCGGGTCGTCAGCGGCTGCGTGGCAACCGACGTTCGCAACACCCTGGTCCACGAGATCGGCCACATGATCGGGTTGGACCATTCGCGGGATGGGACCGCGACAATGTACGCGTCCGCGCCACATGGTGAGACGCAGAAGCGCAGCCTCGCCGCGGACGACGTGGAGGCGCTGTGCGACATCTACCCGGCCGGGGAGGCGACCTGGATCTGCGAGCCGGCACGACCTGCAGAGGCGTGCTCCTCCGGATCGGACAGCTCGGGATCCACGGGTAGTGGTTTGGGATGTGCCGCAGGTGGTGGTGGGCTGGCAGCGCTCGGGTTGCTGCCGGCGCTGGCGTGGGCGAGGAGGCGGAGGTCGCGGTGA
- the gltX gene encoding glutamate--tRNA ligase: protein MSSKPRVRFAPSPTGYLHIGGARTALFNWLYARHNGGTFVLRIEDTDKERSTDENTAAILEGLRWLGLDWDEGPEVGGPHAPYFQSQRGDRYRKYIDRLLAEGKAYKCYCTQAEIEADRQRAQAEKRQYRYPRTCRARADQPDLPFTVRLKAPTEGVTAFDDLVYGHIEVQNEQLQDWIIARTDGSPIYNFVVVIDDIEMEISLVMRGEDGLNNTQTQLTLYRALGVEPPRFAHLPFILGQDRSKLSKRHGPVSVTKYRDEGFLPEAMVNFLARIGWSCGDQEIFSREELIEKFSIEGVGNTAGVFPADKLVWLNHERIKHMDPDELADRAAPFVEKAGLPMIAREKWVEVCRQQQERSKTLVELVEVSRYFFVRIEPEEKAAAKFLAGPSLDYLREVREILSGAADVEPATIEPRFQEMAAKHGLGLGKIAQPVRVALTGGTASPGIYDVIAILGREESLARIDAVLASRS from the coding sequence ATGTCCAGCAAGCCTCGCGTCCGCTTCGCCCCATCGCCCACGGGGTATCTGCACATCGGCGGCGCCCGTACGGCCCTCTTCAACTGGCTGTATGCCCGCCACAACGGCGGAACCTTCGTTCTCCGCATCGAGGACACCGACAAGGAGCGGAGCACCGACGAGAACACCGCCGCCATCCTCGAGGGGCTGCGCTGGCTCGGTCTCGACTGGGACGAGGGTCCCGAGGTCGGCGGCCCCCACGCGCCCTACTTCCAGTCGCAGCGTGGCGATCGCTACCGGAAGTACATCGACCGGCTCCTCGCCGAGGGCAAAGCCTACAAGTGCTACTGCACCCAGGCCGAGATCGAGGCCGATCGCCAGCGGGCGCAGGCGGAGAAGCGGCAGTACCGCTACCCGCGCACCTGCCGCGCGCGCGCCGATCAGCCGGACCTGCCCTTCACCGTCCGCCTCAAGGCGCCGACCGAGGGCGTGACCGCGTTCGACGACCTCGTCTACGGCCACATCGAGGTCCAGAACGAGCAGCTGCAGGACTGGATCATCGCCCGCACCGACGGCTCGCCCATCTACAACTTCGTCGTGGTGATCGACGACATCGAGATGGAGATCAGCCTGGTGATGCGCGGCGAGGACGGGCTCAACAACACGCAGACCCAGCTCACGCTCTACCGCGCGCTGGGCGTGGAGCCGCCGCGCTTCGCCCACCTGCCCTTCATCCTCGGGCAGGACCGCAGCAAGCTCTCCAAGCGCCACGGCCCGGTCTCGGTGACCAAGTACCGCGACGAGGGCTTCCTCCCCGAGGCGATGGTCAACTTCCTCGCCCGCATCGGCTGGAGCTGCGGCGATCAGGAGATCTTCAGCCGCGAAGAGCTGATCGAGAAGTTCAGCATCGAGGGCGTGGGCAACACCGCCGGCGTCTTCCCCGCCGACAAGCTGGTGTGGCTCAACCACGAGCGGATCAAGCACATGGATCCCGACGAGCTCGCCGACCGCGCCGCTCCCTTCGTGGAGAAGGCCGGGCTGCCGATGATCGCCCGGGAGAAGTGGGTGGAGGTCTGCCGGCAGCAGCAGGAGCGGTCCAAGACCCTGGTCGAGCTGGTCGAGGTCTCCCGCTATTTCTTCGTCCGGATCGAGCCAGAGGAGAAGGCCGCGGCCAAATTCCTCGCCGGCCCCTCCCTCGACTACCTGCGCGAGGTCCGCGAGATCCTTTCGGGCGCCGCGGACGTGGAGCCCGCCACCATCGAGCCCCGGTTCCAGGAGATGGCGGCGAAGCACGGACTCGGCCTCGGCAAGATCGCCCAGCCGGTCCGGGTCGCGCTCACCGGGGGCACCGCCTCGCCTGGCATCTACGACGTGATCGCCATCCTCGGCCGCGAGGAGAGCCTCGCCCGCATCGACGCGGTGCTGGCGAGCCGGAGCTGA
- a CDS encoding MEDS domain-containing protein, whose protein sequence is MIQPDQLRPDETSWQELPSPPAHAHGVRFYEEDEALCFAIADYLGAGLAAGETAIAVVTADHAARVRALLAEAGFDPDARRLAILDANALLDRLLVDGMPDPGRFEQEVASVVAAVAAGGAPRVRAFGEMVDLLWRDGNLPAAIRLEELWNDLSHRHEFALLCAYVVDRFLKDTHGESIRAICALHTHVFPGEQGAGPPPVRHAGELAAEIEHRKRLAAALRTAVSDLRRSVTEQGQARRALEDAHAALEAALGERDALIEQLQANARFSELFVGILGHDLRNPLMAIGTAASLLERRSECEKLAKPIGRIQSSAGRMSRMIDQILDFTRVRLGAGFPLASRPIDLADLFRSVLDELQATDGAAPIVFEVAGDTTGRWDADRLAQLVSNLAGNALLHRSLGSTVRIGIDGAAPGSVVARFDNEGRIPAEILPVIFEPFREANERRTAQSSGLGLGLFISRQIVLAHGGSIAVESSEASGTSVVVELPRDAAAVASGGPTATPGAPCS, encoded by the coding sequence ATGATCCAGCCTGACCAGCTCCGCCCGGACGAGACCAGCTGGCAGGAGCTCCCCTCGCCTCCCGCCCACGCCCACGGCGTCCGCTTCTACGAGGAAGACGAGGCCCTCTGCTTCGCGATCGCCGACTACCTCGGGGCGGGGCTCGCCGCTGGGGAAACCGCCATCGCCGTGGTCACCGCCGACCACGCCGCCCGGGTCCGCGCGCTCCTCGCCGAGGCCGGTTTCGATCCCGACGCGCGGCGCCTCGCCATCCTCGACGCGAACGCGCTGCTCGACAGGCTCCTGGTCGACGGCATGCCCGATCCCGGGCGCTTCGAGCAGGAGGTCGCCAGCGTCGTCGCGGCGGTCGCAGCAGGCGGCGCCCCCCGCGTGCGCGCCTTCGGCGAGATGGTCGACCTCCTCTGGCGGGATGGGAACCTGCCCGCAGCGATCCGGCTCGAGGAGCTCTGGAACGATCTCTCCCATCGACACGAATTCGCCCTGCTCTGCGCCTACGTGGTCGACCGCTTCCTCAAGGACACGCACGGCGAGTCGATTCGCGCGATCTGCGCGCTGCACACCCACGTCTTTCCGGGCGAGCAGGGCGCAGGCCCTCCTCCCGTGCGGCACGCCGGGGAGCTCGCCGCCGAGATCGAGCACCGCAAGCGGCTCGCAGCGGCGCTACGCACGGCGGTCTCCGACCTCCGGCGCTCGGTCACCGAGCAGGGACAGGCCAGACGAGCGCTCGAAGACGCTCACGCCGCCCTCGAAGCCGCGCTCGGCGAGCGCGACGCGCTCATCGAGCAGCTGCAGGCGAACGCGCGCTTCAGCGAGCTCTTCGTGGGGATCCTCGGCCACGATCTCCGCAATCCGTTGATGGCGATCGGCACGGCGGCGTCGCTGCTCGAGCGGCGCTCCGAGTGCGAGAAGCTGGCAAAGCCGATCGGGCGGATCCAGTCGAGCGCCGGGCGCATGTCCCGCATGATCGACCAGATCCTCGACTTCACCAGGGTGCGCCTGGGCGCAGGCTTTCCGCTGGCATCGCGGCCGATCGATCTGGCGGACCTCTTCCGGAGCGTCCTCGACGAGCTGCAGGCGACCGATGGCGCAGCGCCGATCGTCTTCGAGGTAGCCGGCGACACCACGGGGCGCTGGGATGCCGACCGACTCGCGCAGCTGGTCTCCAATCTCGCCGGCAACGCCCTGCTCCACCGCAGCCTCGGCTCGACGGTGCGAATCGGGATCGACGGCGCGGCGCCCGGCAGCGTCGTGGCGCGCTTCGACAACGAGGGCCGGATCCCGGCGGAGATCCTGCCGGTGATCTTCGAGCCCTTCCGCGAGGCGAACGAGCGGCGGACGGCACAGTCGAGCGGGCTGGGCCTCGGGCTCTTCATCAGCCGGCAGATCGTGCTCGCCCACGGCGGCAGCATCGCAGTGGAATCGTCCGAAGCCTCGGGCACGAGCGTGGTGGTCGAGCTTCCCCGCGACGCCGCTGCGGTCGCGAGCGGCGGGCCGACCGCGACTCCGGGAGCGCCATGCAGCTGA
- a CDS encoding aspartate ammonia-lyase — translation MSQTRIEQDPLGAIEVPGAAYWGAQTARAVANFPISGHGPHPALVRATVQLKKAAALAHRDGGHLDATIADAIVRACDEILGGALLDQFVVDPYQAGAGTSHHMNTNEVIASRASEILGGARTPGDRVHPNDHVNKAQSTNDVFPTALRLAVLEQAQPLLAAMGGLAESIEGKAQEFHHVVKSGRTHLQDAAPIRLGREVGAWAENVRRHVARIGAAAAECAELGIGGTAAGTGLTAAEGYREKVVEHLARISGLPLRSAPDLYEAMQSLRPAQALSSSIRDFALDLYRISSDVRLLASGPSTGIGELLLPAVQPGSSIMPGKVNPSIAEMVGQVCARVIGCDATVAWATASGQLELNVFFPVAAHALLEAETILANAVGVFDHKCIQGLRADEARCADYARRSQQLVLALMPKLGYTAASGIAKRAVAEGRTIEAQVVHEGVMPADEAARLLDPAKLAGG, via the coding sequence ATGTCCCAGACACGAATCGAGCAGGACCCGCTCGGCGCGATCGAGGTCCCCGGCGCCGCCTATTGGGGCGCCCAGACCGCCAGGGCGGTGGCCAACTTCCCCATCTCCGGCCACGGCCCCCATCCCGCCCTGGTCCGCGCCACCGTGCAGCTCAAGAAGGCGGCGGCCCTCGCCCACAGGGACGGGGGCCACCTCGACGCGACCATCGCCGACGCCATCGTCCGGGCCTGCGACGAGATCCTCGGCGGCGCGCTCCTCGACCAGTTCGTGGTCGATCCCTACCAGGCGGGCGCCGGCACCTCGCACCACATGAACACCAACGAGGTGATCGCGAGCCGCGCCAGCGAGATCCTCGGCGGGGCGCGCACGCCCGGCGACAGGGTCCACCCCAACGACCACGTCAACAAGGCGCAGTCGACCAACGACGTCTTCCCCACCGCGCTGCGGCTGGCGGTGCTCGAGCAGGCGCAGCCGCTCCTCGCTGCGATGGGAGGCCTCGCCGAATCGATCGAGGGGAAGGCGCAGGAATTCCACCACGTGGTGAAAAGCGGGCGCACCCACCTGCAGGACGCAGCGCCGATCCGCCTCGGGCGGGAGGTCGGCGCCTGGGCGGAGAACGTGCGGCGCCACGTGGCGCGGATCGGCGCCGCCGCGGCGGAATGCGCCGAGCTCGGGATCGGCGGCACCGCGGCGGGAACGGGGCTCACCGCGGCGGAGGGCTACCGCGAGAAGGTGGTGGAGCACCTCGCCCGGATCAGCGGGCTGCCCCTGCGATCGGCGCCGGATCTCTACGAGGCGATGCAATCGCTCCGTCCCGCGCAGGCGCTCTCCTCGTCGATCCGCGACTTCGCCCTCGATCTCTACCGGATCTCCTCGGACGTCCGTCTCCTCGCCTCGGGGCCGAGCACCGGCATCGGCGAGCTCCTCCTGCCTGCGGTGCAGCCCGGCTCCTCGATCATGCCGGGCAAGGTGAACCCCTCGATCGCGGAGATGGTGGGGCAGGTCTGCGCCCGGGTGATCGGCTGTGACGCCACCGTGGCCTGGGCCACCGCCTCCGGGCAGCTCGAGCTCAACGTCTTCTTTCCGGTGGCGGCCCACGCGCTGCTCGAGGCGGAGACGATCCTCGCCAACGCGGTGGGGGTCTTCGATCACAAATGCATCCAGGGGCTGCGGGCCGACGAGGCGCGCTGCGCCGACTACGCGCGGCGATCGCAGCAGCTCGTCCTCGCCCTCATGCCGAAGCTCGGCTACACGGCCGCCTCGGGGATCGCCAAGCGCGCCGTGGCGGAGGGGCGCACGATCGAGGCGCAGGTGGTCCACGAGGGGGTGATGCCTGCAGACGAGGCGGCGCGTCTCCTCGATCCGGCGAAGCTGGCTGGGGGCTGA
- a CDS encoding sigma-54-dependent transcriptional regulator, whose amino-acid sequence MTHPRILVADDDNAFRLAMSKALGRLGFPVEEAATGMDAILALRSGRSDVALLDLQLGDIDGLEVLRQSQGSRTRVIVVTGHGTIPAAVEALRLGAVNFVQKPVDAPSLLPLLEDAVAHPHEEEAAGNLGLAGNSAALGRVRELIRRAGPTDETVLVTGESGTGKELVARALHASSNRAKMPFVAFNCAQAHRDLFDAELFGYVKGAFTGATQDRLGLFREANGGTLFLDEVGELPEGAQAKLLRALETRSVRPVGGAREEPVDVRVIAATNRDLAEEVRSGRFREDLFYRLHVLSVGVPPLRQRKEDLAPIAKTLLVRCCGGSRTVSLDESAVAELERYDWPGNVRELANVLKRAAIFCSGQALDAADIREAVGASIFNHPEARAAARPAAVDTDGGNETTLADLEKKHILDTFERMGGNVTRVAQALGIDRRTLQRKLKGFGRDTGED is encoded by the coding sequence GTGACCCATCCGCGCATCCTCGTGGCAGACGACGACAACGCCTTTCGCCTCGCCATGAGCAAGGCCCTCGGCCGCCTCGGCTTTCCGGTGGAGGAGGCCGCCACCGGCATGGACGCGATCCTCGCGCTCCGCAGCGGCAGGAGCGACGTGGCGCTGCTCGATCTCCAGCTCGGCGACATCGACGGCCTCGAGGTCCTCCGCCAGAGCCAGGGCAGCCGCACCCGGGTGATCGTGGTCACCGGCCACGGCACCATCCCCGCAGCGGTGGAGGCTTTGCGCCTCGGCGCGGTCAACTTCGTCCAGAAGCCGGTGGATGCGCCGAGCCTGCTCCCGCTCCTCGAGGACGCGGTGGCCCATCCGCACGAGGAGGAGGCGGCGGGCAACCTCGGCCTCGCCGGCAACAGCGCCGCGCTGGGGCGCGTCCGCGAGCTGATCCGCCGCGCCGGCCCCACCGACGAGACCGTGCTCGTCACCGGCGAGAGCGGCACCGGCAAGGAGCTCGTCGCCCGTGCGCTCCATGCCTCGAGCAACCGCGCGAAGATGCCCTTTGTCGCCTTCAACTGCGCGCAGGCCCACCGCGATCTCTTCGACGCCGAGCTCTTCGGCTACGTGAAGGGCGCGTTCACCGGCGCCACCCAGGACCGCCTCGGCCTCTTCCGCGAGGCCAACGGCGGCACGCTCTTCCTCGACGAGGTGGGCGAGCTGCCCGAGGGCGCGCAGGCGAAGCTGCTGCGTGCGCTGGAGACCCGCAGCGTGCGGCCGGTGGGCGGCGCCCGCGAGGAGCCCGTCGACGTGCGGGTGATCGCCGCCACCAACCGCGACCTCGCCGAGGAGGTCCGCAGCGGCCGCTTCCGCGAGGATCTCTTCTACCGGCTCCACGTGCTCTCGGTGGGCGTGCCCCCGCTCCGGCAGCGCAAGGAGGACCTCGCGCCCATCGCGAAGACCCTGCTGGTGCGCTGCTGTGGCGGCAGCCGCACGGTGAGCCTCGACGAGAGCGCCGTCGCCGAGCTGGAGCGCTACGACTGGCCGGGCAACGTCCGCGAGCTCGCCAACGTGCTCAAGCGCGCGGCGATCTTCTGCAGCGGCCAGGCCCTCGATGCCGCCGACATCCGCGAGGCGGTGGGCGCGTCGATCTTCAACCACCCCGAGGCGCGGGCTGCGGCGCGGCCCGCTGCGGTGGACACCGACGGCGGCAACGAGACGACCCTCGCCGACCTCGAGAAGAAGCACATCCTCGACACCTTCGAGCGGATGGGCGGCAACGTCACCCGGGTGGCGCAGGCCCTCGGCATCGACCGCCGCACGCTGCAGCGCAAGCTCAAGGGCTTCGGCCGCGACACCGGCGAGGATTGA
- a CDS encoding sensor histidine kinase: protein MEISASLPIAGDERPQSLHVARAERMAWLVRLRWAALASVLAGAVAAPWLGITEIDHPVLFGALAAGVAFNGWILWGLRRHPEKVGEPLLHALPDFGALTLVLWSTGGVDNPFVSLFFVHVLLVSVLSGRRSGLLACAVALFCAAFLSFADLYEPLRLSSYTPDPRWVSPLQSLAFVVTLLASAWVADRAATELSLRRREAEAARRALRRDAEILLAALDRLEVGVEILQPDGTPSFRNRHLLERRDFRTDCPRDSQTCETINGGCPVEEARQGRTGTCRFAVMDRGGRERVIELLSFPLSEARPAPVLRLHLDRTENVLAERKLLFAERLASLGRTVQAVAHELNTPLATIQTLAADMRAALQGAPPEAEALARDLDESALVILDEMRRCREITQGLLGGRDQLSGNSSQGPTVAGDAIRRAATLVFGTGVARSRLEVAPELAALSVAMAHDALVQVFVNLLQNAADVIEGKPAGKVRVGVLPAAPGLVRLFVDDDGPGLSPGTRDRVFEAFYTTKPPGKGTGLGLYTARSLVREAGGSLDLADAPGGGARALLDLPAGGTTS from the coding sequence TTGGAGATTTCGGCTTCGCTGCCGATCGCCGGCGACGAACGTCCGCAGAGCCTGCACGTGGCCCGGGCCGAACGCATGGCCTGGCTGGTCCGGCTGCGCTGGGCAGCGCTCGCGAGCGTGCTCGCCGGCGCCGTGGCCGCGCCCTGGCTCGGCATCACCGAGATCGATCACCCGGTGCTCTTCGGCGCCCTCGCTGCAGGCGTCGCCTTCAACGGCTGGATCCTCTGGGGCCTGCGCCGCCATCCGGAGAAGGTCGGCGAGCCCCTCCTCCACGCCCTCCCCGACTTCGGCGCCCTCACCCTCGTGCTCTGGTCCACCGGCGGCGTGGACAACCCCTTCGTCTCCCTCTTCTTCGTCCACGTGCTCCTGGTGAGCGTGCTCTCCGGCAGGCGCTCGGGGCTGCTCGCCTGCGCGGTGGCGCTCTTCTGCGCCGCCTTCCTCTCGTTCGCCGATCTCTACGAGCCCCTGCGCCTCTCGAGCTACACGCCGGACCCCCGCTGGGTCTCGCCGCTCCAGTCGCTGGCCTTCGTGGTCACCCTGCTCGCCTCGGCCTGGGTCGCCGATCGCGCGGCGACCGAGCTCTCGCTGCGCCGGCGCGAGGCGGAGGCCGCCCGGCGCGCGCTCCGGCGCGACGCGGAAATCCTGCTCGCCGCCCTCGATCGTCTCGAGGTCGGCGTCGAGATCCTCCAGCCCGACGGCACCCCCTCCTTCCGCAACCGCCACCTCCTCGAGCGTCGGGACTTCCGCACCGATTGCCCCAGGGATTCGCAGACCTGCGAGACGATCAACGGCGGCTGCCCGGTGGAGGAGGCGCGGCAGGGACGGACCGGCACCTGCCGCTTCGCGGTGATGGATCGCGGTGGAAGGGAGCGGGTGATCGAGCTCCTCTCGTTTCCCCTCTCCGAAGCCAGGCCCGCGCCGGTGCTCCGACTCCACCTCGATCGCACCGAGAACGTGCTCGCCGAGCGCAAGCTCCTCTTCGCCGAGCGCCTCGCCTCCCTCGGTCGCACGGTGCAGGCGGTGGCCCACGAGCTCAACACGCCGCTCGCCACCATCCAGACCCTCGCCGCCGACATGCGCGCCGCCCTGCAGGGCGCGCCGCCGGAGGCGGAGGCCCTCGCCCGCGACCTGGACGAGAGCGCGCTGGTGATCCTCGACGAGATGCGCCGCTGCAGGGAGATCACCCAGGGGCTCCTCGGCGGCAGGGATCAGCTGAGCGGCAACTCGAGCCAGGGACCGACCGTCGCAGGCGACGCCATCCGCCGGGCGGCGACGCTGGTCTTCGGCACCGGCGTCGCCCGCTCCCGCCTCGAGGTGGCGCCGGAGCTCGCCGCCCTCTCGGTGGCGATGGCCCACGACGCGCTGGTGCAGGTCTTCGTCAACCTGCTCCAAAACGCCGCGGACGTGATCGAGGGCAAGCCCGCCGGCAAGGTCCGCGTCGGCGTCCTGCCCGCTGCTCCCGGGCTGGTGCGCCTCTTCGTCGACGACGACGGGCCCGGCCTCTCCCCCGGAACGCGTGACCGCGTCTTCGAGGCGTTCTATACGACCAAGCCGCCGGGCAAGGGCACCGGCCTCGGGCTCTACACCGCACGCAGCCTCGTCCGCGAAGCGGGCGGGTCGCTGGATCTCGCCGACGCGCCAGGCGGCGGCGCCCGGGCGCTGCTCGACCTGCCCGCTGGAGGAACCACCTCGTGA